The stretch of DNA GAATCAATAGCTGAGAACCCCTTGGGATATGTGTCCAGATTTTCTCAACTATTAAATACTCATTGTACCAGTGCAGCAACTCCAGAGGATGTGGTCTCCCCCCTCATACTCAGGTCAGGGTATTGGCTGCTTAACCCCTACAACCCCATCACCatcctaaaaaaatatatatttatgtcatcttgggtaggggtgtcaacggtccgggttggtgctgtttcggtccggttccatcggtttcggtgtgactttggaactgaccgaaaccgacccattaaggatttatcgatttcggtccggtgtcggcttcggtgcgatTTGGGTTCAGGTTGGTatcggtttggatttatcaggttcatttcggttttggatcggttttttaaacccaaTCTTAAGCACCGCCTCTATGTCTTCCACCTTGTACTCCCTTGCAATCCTCGAGTCAGGGGATTCGATGAGCCTCCCTTTCGCATAAAGCTCTTTCACCCAATCGATCAGCAGCGGCTCGTCATCAAACGACATTTCAATGGGTCTCCGCCCGCACGCCACCTCCAGCACAAACACCCCGTAACTGTACACATCGCTTGTCGCCGTCGGAGCTATTACATTCGCCAACTTCGGCGCTAGCTCCCATGGCCATAACCGCTGCCCGCTGTCGGCTCCACGGCTAGCTGTAGCCGGACTCTATCTGTAACTCCAGTGAACTGTCTGTCAAATCTCGTGAGCCCTCTGCATCTCGTGAAAGCAAATTTGTTTGTGaactgtctctctctcctcacttcCTTTGGATCCTTCCCTCCTTAATCACCGCCGCTCTCTGTGCATTCCAAAATCTTACCCTATCTTTCACTTCCCTCTTCAATCTCAACAACGAAAACCTATCCACCTTGCTGACTTAAACCACCGTTGTGGGGAGCTGTCTCTGCAAAAATCTCTctagcacttttttttttttttttttttttttttttttttttttttttttttttttttttttgaatttgtcTTGTTGGGTTCtaaagatgtggaagatgaagaaaagcCATCTTGAATGTGGAGTTCTTGACCTTCTTGTTGTAGTTTTCCTCTCGGTTTTTTGTTCCGGTAAAGTCTCAGACAAACTCAGGAGATGTGGCAACGATGATGGCTTTGAAGCAGAGTTGGACCCTCCGAAGTCCCTTGAATGGACTGACCCAGATCCTTGTAAGTGGAAAAATGCGGGCTGCACGGCTTCAAAGATATCccaaattcaaaatgaaaaccAGGGTCTCTCAGGTACTCTTCCTTCTGATCTTCAAAAGCTCACAGTCCTGCAACGATTGTAGTTGATGCCTACCAACATCTCTGGTTCTCTACCAAGCTTGAGTGGGTTGGGTTCGTTACCGGCTGATTTCCTTACCGGGCTTTTGGCCGCTGCTGTTCACTCCGACACTCCGTCACGGCGTCACTAACCTaggttttcattcttttgaaaaattagggttttgacagGTTGAAGTTGAAATGTAgaatttgtaattttgtatAGTTGATAAACGTTGGGCTCgggtcggtttggatcggtccgATTTTGGTGCACATTTCCGACGTTTTTGGTGGCCCAACGGGCTAACCCAAACAGAACCGAGACCGGATTCAATTTAATATACAAACCAAAACCGGCCCAATAAGCCACCGGTTCGATTTGGATCGGActtaatcggttcggtccggtccggtccggtttagatattgacacccctaatctcgGGATAGGCTCTCTCCATTCtccaatgcttttttttttttaacggtgATCTCCAGTCAAAAGAATGggaattttagtttttttcattggaaaaaaaatctttcaaatAACCCTCTCAAATCTAAACGGGATCCATGGTCAAAGGTCCTCTCTGACAATTCCTGAAGTGGACACCTCCACTTCCAAAGAAGCTCACTTTGTTTGATCAACTTTTGATCTAAACCCACAATACTGAATCTTGATACGTgtcatttcttcttcatttaacTGGAGATGACTGTCCAAAGGAAATACTGGAGGGAACAGCACACTCAGATCAATCTAACAGTTATTAAAAGGCCCTTTTTATAAAGTTAAAAGAAATTGTCCTTTCATCCAAAAATTCCAACTCACTACTGTCTCCGCTCCTTCATCCTAACGATCCTACAGCCCCTAGCCCATAGGCTAcgtccctcttcttcttcttcttcttcttataccaaaatcttctccttaaaaaccctaaaccactaCGAATTCAAATTAAGATGTTAAATcgttcctcctcctcttcttcctttgcttcttGCTTCCGCTCCACCACTCTCCCAATGGATCTCGACCCATCAACGACGGAgccgctgccgctgccgctgccgctgccgcCGCCTCCGCCGCGCACCTCCGGCACGGCCAACCTCAGCACATGTGTCTACAACACTGACTTGGGCGTTTTCGTTCTCACCTGGTGCCGCAACGTCATTGGCAGAGCTCTCCATATCGACCTCCGCTTGGATGACCATGATGAGGATGTCTCTTTTCGCCTACCCGTTAAGCCCTTTCTCTTATGGCGCAGATATGGTTCGAAGATATTCAATCTGAGTAACCCAACTAGGAAGGTTGAAATTTTCTGGGATCTCACCAAAGTCAAATTCAATTCAGGCCCAGAACCCCAATCTGGGTTTTACGTTGCCGTTGTTATTGATGGCGAGATGATTCTTCTGGTCGGTGATTCCTACAACCAAGCTTATAGCAAAACCAGAGCAAGGAAGCCAGAGAGAACCCAAGTTTTGATTTTGAGGAGAGAACATGTTGtgggaaaaaaatattacacAACGAAAGCAAGATTTGGGGGTAAGATCAGATGTATCTCCATTGATTGCAGGGGGTGTTCAGGGGATGAGCCCAGTCTCTTTTTCTGCATCGATGGAAAGTGTGTTTTGCAGGTGAAACGATTGAAGTGGAAGTTCAGAGGGAACGAGAGGACTGAAATGGATGGTGTCCCAATTCAGGTTTCGTGGGATGTTTATAATTGGTTGTTCGATGATGCTAATAATGGACATGCTGTGTTCATGTTCAGATTTGAGAAAATGGACGAATTGGAAGAAGGGGTTGTTGGGTTACCGCAGCAACAGCCCCATGGGTTTGGAATGAATGGGTTCGAgtggaagaagataaagaagagtCTATTAAAGACAAGGAGCTCGTCGTCGTCGTCAATGTCTTCAGCTTCGTCTGGTTGCAGTTCTTCTGTGATGGAGTGGGCTAGTACAGAAGAGACCGAGTTGCAGAGCCCATATGGGTTTTCATTGCTGGTTTATGCTTGGAAAAGCTGAAGGgcctgatttaaaaaaaaaaatttcccccaTTTTTGTTAATTCGTTGTTTGGACTGGTAAACAAATCATTTACTAACCCATTTGTTCATGAACATAACAGAATAAAATTGTTCTTTCTCATTATCATCTTCTGCtactagaaaagaaaaaaaaaatctcttttttctgCTTTGGCAGTGAGGAATTGAGGATTGCTGTTGGTTCCTTATTTCTTGATTGAATGAACATGTACGATGAACATTGATTAtaagaatgaagatgaagattaacatttgtttcttcttctgggcttgatttggttttgatttagattttgttttttaatacattgtttcttcctcctctttgttCATTGAGAGCAGAACAAGGAGGCGGTGGTGGGGTGAGATGGTTTGTTATGGGGGCCATTGGAGGATGGGCTGTTGAGACTAAATCCTTCTTTAAATTATAAGAAAAACTCGcagaggaaaagaaagggaaggaaaggaaaacaaTGGTACGTGATGAAAGGAATGGGCatggaaaatggaaagaaatgaGTTTTAGATGAATCAGTATTGATAGTTTGACTACAAAACACTTGTCGTGTGATTTCTGCCGCTTCTGCAATTGTTGATGCACTTTTTCTATTGCCGTGGACAGAGGAACGGCGAGGCTCGTCCGACTAACGTGTTGGAAGAATGAATAGTATAATAAGATTGACAGTCAGACTGACCATTAATGAAGTGTTTTCCTAGATCCGTATGTGTTGAGAAGTTATGAGTCTTATGACTTATGACACGGGAGTTAATGAGTTATCCTATATCCGGTGTGTGGGGTTCGGACTTCAGCCCAATTCCCCTTTCCCTTCCTGTTACTTCAGCcgggatgtaaatggattcgATCTGTATTAGCGGTGAAAGTTTTTTCATGATAATCCGAACCCATCTTGGCCTGTTTTGAGCGAACAGgccttgggccaagttttttgacctaAGAGTAGGTTATGGTTGAAAACCCCAATCTTGACCCAGGGTTGGATCGGGCTCGGATTGAGGCCTCAGCTCAACCCAACCTGACTCATCTGGCCTGAAATTTAaccctgaatttttatattagaatttagagttcttattggtattttattttgttatggttttttaatttataagatatgaatggcaAAACAAGTCAATCAAGATTAATCCAATCATTGCAGAAGAAAAGGTCAACCCAACTTAGCCCATACCGATCCACCCTGGCCCTAATACGGTCAATTATGGCAgagttgggttggtatgaatcCGACAGGGTTGAGTCTGAACATGAACCCgaagggttgggttgggcctgagttGAAATTTGAGGATTtaggattgggttagggttttaaaaaatccgGCCCAACCTGACCCTGTTTCATCCCTAATCTGTATTTTCTTATTGGAATTTGGATTTTTGGACTATCTGTTTACGTCTTTGACTTATGTAATTCAAATCTTTCTCCTCGATaaatacaattttcttttaatccaTTTTTCTAAGTTGTCTTAACTCTTTTCCATATTCTTTAGAATTTGcctaaacttcaagaacccccaaaatcattaattaattatctaATCAGATCGAGTAATTATTTTCCAGATACCCTTTGACTGGATACAGATACCTATAAAACGGACATGAATATGGATGCgaaccaaatttgaatttttgattatccatttacatctctaATTTCTAAATAAGTGTGTCAATTGGGCCagtttttattatttggtttggtttcagtttgattTATACTTTGACAAgatgaaaattaaaatcaaatcagat from Macadamia integrifolia cultivar HAES 741 unplaced genomic scaffold, SCU_Mint_v3 scaffold46, whole genome shotgun sequence encodes:
- the LOC122068824 gene encoding uncharacterized protein LOC122068824 — its product is MLNRSSSSSSFASCFRSTTLPMDLDPSTTEPLPLPLPLPPPPPRTSGTANLSTCVYNTDLGVFVLTWCRNVIGRALHIDLRLDDHDEDVSFRLPVKPFLLWRRYGSKIFNLSNPTRKVEIFWDLTKVKFNSGPEPQSGFYVAVVIDGEMILLVGDSYNQAYSKTRARKPERTQVLILRREHVVGKKYYTTKARFGGKIRCISIDCRGCSGDEPSLFFCIDGKCVLQVKRLKWKFRGNERTEMDGVPIQVSWDVYNWLFDDANNGHAVFMFRFEKMDELEEGVVGLPQQQPHGFGMNGFEWKKIKKSLLKTRSSSSSSMSSASSGCSSSVMEWASTEETELQSPYGFSLLVYAWKS